A DNA window from Drosophila virilis strain 15010-1051.87 chromosome 4, Dvir_AGI_RSII-ME, whole genome shotgun sequence contains the following coding sequences:
- the mxt gene encoding eukaryotic translation initiation factor 4E-binding protein Mextli isoform X4, translating to MAHTHLARAVKNIEAPRPLKTQSRSSLKNSYLVIEELIQLIDNVTVGLQSCNTTTESITLLLHNLRVHGPQLEAVSKDTLDRAFVVFRNASQDERLNIMTRLKLLELIELRANSWEDKDTIAYYKSKQQVSSVELPAETYQHDAAGVVGNQQQAFLSTSPTFGVTGSGLGVLVGGAAAAAAANAAAFNAATAAAAAQAAAIAAVGSPNQQHLLLPPGEVIRNSGKFPKPTKIPGKTYCKDEVVIRNADSGKVMGIKGRRVHMIEELSETIISFQRVNPGAKERLVQITGPAEDKINYAKQLMEDTIRRNASPVRLEPAPSAGGTGGSCSSLNSSNSDDAVAVQPRTPGASSSLSNRLSFNSAQNFMTATAAAHQMSQHHQQPQQGQQQQQHHHHHHHQQQQQAANAAAAAAATAAAGKVMRPNQQLLMHSYSTNDASVGEYKFTVNVGQHLIKITGDCCELVRVAKLVLDDYFSSSEFLASMEAGAAFDGTSLVSPVTTPSTPLPGSGPPQFMLSNALPLADSGIGLNYAAGQANNNGDGDDEVFAESNGSSSNQNGLARSRRSHFSRKESTPEVKAAREKLEEDGAVNLKTNNSRVSYDIEHLMYYSKSPHAWALPIEWLKMLETVPSILRNKDLQDESQRFDGEKYLASIQSAAKRTIVAADDTENVDD from the exons ATGGCTCACACACATCTGGCCAGGGCGGTCAAAAACATCGAGGCGCCACGTCCGCTCAAGACACAATCGCGTTCATCGCTGAAGAACAGCTACCTGGTAATCGAGGAGCTGATTCAGTTGATCGACAATGTGACTGTCGGTCTGCAATCATGCAATACGACAACCGAATCGAtaacgctgctgctgcataatTTGCGGGTCCATGGGCCTCAGCTGGAGGCGGTGTCCAAGGATACGCTGGATCGTGCATTCGTTGTGTTTCGCAATGCTTCGCAGGACGAACGTCTGAACATAATGACACGACTCAAGCTTCTCGAACTGATCGAACTGCGCGCCAACAGCTGGGAGGACAAGGACACGATCGCCTACTACAAGTCCAAGCAACAAGTGTCCAGCGTTGAG ctGCCTGCTGAAACATATCAACACGATGCTGCCGGCGTCGTTGGCAACCAGCAACAGGCCTTTCTGAGCACCTCCCCCACATTTGGTGTCACCGGCTCCGGTTTGGGTGTACTTGTTGGCggcgcggctgctgctgctgctgctaatgcGGCTGCGTTCAATGCGGCaaccgctgctgccgccgcacAGGCAGCGGCTATTGCCGCCGTGGGCTCACCCAACCAGCAGCATCTGCTGTTGCCACCCGGTGAGGTTATACGCAATTCGGGCAAGTTTCCGAAGCCAACCAAAATTCCGGGCAAGACCTATTGCAAGGATGAGGTGGTCATACGCAACGCCGACTCTGGCAAGG TTATGGGCATTAAGGGCCGACGCGTACACATGATCGAGGAACTTAGCGAAACTATAATATCCTTTCAAAGAG TCAACCCTGGCGCCAAGGAACGTCTAGTGCAGATTACCGGACCAGCCGAAGACAAAATTAA CTACGCCAAGCAACTGATGGAGGATACCATACGACGAAACGCTTCGCCGGTGCGCCTGGAGCCAGCACCATCGGCTGGCGGCACAGGCGGCTCCTGTTCATCGCTCAACTCCTCCAATTCGGATGACGCCGTTGCGGTGCAGCCGCGCACACccggcgccagcagcagcctgTCCAATCGCTTGAGCTTCAATTCGGCGCAGAATTTCATGACCGCCACGGCTGCGGCCCATCAAATGTCGCAGCACCatcaacagccgcagcagggacagcagcagcagcagcatcatcatcaccatcaccatcagcagcagcagcaggctgccaatgcggctgctgcggcggcggctacAGCTGCTGCCGGTAAAGTTATGCGTCCCAATCAGCAGCTGCTAATGCATTCATATTCCACAAACGATGCTTCCGTAGGTGAATACAAATTCACGGTCAATGTGGGCCAGCATCTCATCAAGATTACGGGCGACTGTTGCGAGCTAGTCCGT GTGGCCAAACTCGTCTTGGACGACTATTTCAGCAGCTCTGAGTTCTTGGCTTCCATGGAGGCGGGCGCCGCTTTTGATGGCACCTCCCTGGTCAGTCCGGTGACAACGCCCTCCACACCGCTGCCCGGCTCTGGACCACCGCAGTTTATGCTGAGCAACGCGCTGCCGCTAGCCGATAGCGGCATTGGTCTCAACTATGCGGCTGGACAGGCGAACAATAACggtgatggtgatgatgaaGTGTTTGCCGAGtccaatggcagcagcagcaatcagaATGGTCTGGCGCGATCGCGTCGCAGTCATTTCTCACGCAAGGAATCCACACCGGAAGTGAAGGCAGCACGCGAAAAGCTCGAAGAAGACGGCGCTGTCAATCTAAAGACGAATAACT CACGCGTCTCATATGATATTGAACATTTGATGTACTATTCGAAGAGTCCGCACGCCTGGGCGCTGCCCATCGAGTGGCTGAAAATGCTGGAGACTGTGCCTTCGATACTACGCAATAAG GATCTACAGGATGAGAGCCAGCGTTTCGATGGAGAAAAATATCTGGCCAGCATTCAAAGTGCCGCCAAACGAACTATTGTGGCCGCCGACGATACCGAAAATGTGGATGATTAA
- the mxt gene encoding eukaryotic translation initiation factor 4E-binding protein Mextli isoform X6: MAHTHLARAVKNIEAPRPLKTQSRSSLKNSYLVIEELIQLIDNVTVGLQSCNTTTESITLLLHNLRVHGPQLEAVSKDTLDRAFVVFRNASQDERLNIMTRLKLLELIELRANSWEDKDTIAYYKSKQQVSSVELPAETYQHDAAGVVGNQQQAFLSTSPTFGVTGSGLGVLVGGAAAAAAANAAAFNAATAAAAAQAAAIAAVGSPNQQHLLLPPGEVIRNSGKFPKPTKIPGKTYCKDEVVIRNADSGKVMGIKGRRVHMIEELSETIISFQRVNPGAKERLVQITGPAEDKINYAKQLMEDTIRRNASPVRLEPAPSAGGTGGSCSSLNSSNSDDAVAVQPRTPGASSSLSNRLSFNSAQNFMTATAAAHQMSQHHQQPQQGQQQQQHHHHHHHQQQQQAANAAAAAAATAAAGEYKFTVNVGQHLIKITGDCCELVRVAKLVLDDYFSSSEFLASMEAGAAFDGTSLVSPVTTPSTPLPGSGPPQFMLSNALPLADSGIGLNYAAGQANNNGDGDDEVFAESNGSSSNQNGLARSRRSHFSRKESTPEVKAAREKLEEDGAVNLKTNNSRVSYDIEHLMYYSKSPHAWALPIEWLKMLETVPSILRNKDLQDESQRFDGEKYLASIQSAAKRTIVAADDTENVDD; encoded by the exons ATGGCTCACACACATCTGGCCAGGGCGGTCAAAAACATCGAGGCGCCACGTCCGCTCAAGACACAATCGCGTTCATCGCTGAAGAACAGCTACCTGGTAATCGAGGAGCTGATTCAGTTGATCGACAATGTGACTGTCGGTCTGCAATCATGCAATACGACAACCGAATCGAtaacgctgctgctgcataatTTGCGGGTCCATGGGCCTCAGCTGGAGGCGGTGTCCAAGGATACGCTGGATCGTGCATTCGTTGTGTTTCGCAATGCTTCGCAGGACGAACGTCTGAACATAATGACACGACTCAAGCTTCTCGAACTGATCGAACTGCGCGCCAACAGCTGGGAGGACAAGGACACGATCGCCTACTACAAGTCCAAGCAACAAGTGTCCAGCGTTGAG ctGCCTGCTGAAACATATCAACACGATGCTGCCGGCGTCGTTGGCAACCAGCAACAGGCCTTTCTGAGCACCTCCCCCACATTTGGTGTCACCGGCTCCGGTTTGGGTGTACTTGTTGGCggcgcggctgctgctgctgctgctaatgcGGCTGCGTTCAATGCGGCaaccgctgctgccgccgcacAGGCAGCGGCTATTGCCGCCGTGGGCTCACCCAACCAGCAGCATCTGCTGTTGCCACCCGGTGAGGTTATACGCAATTCGGGCAAGTTTCCGAAGCCAACCAAAATTCCGGGCAAGACCTATTGCAAGGATGAGGTGGTCATACGCAACGCCGACTCTGGCAAGG TTATGGGCATTAAGGGCCGACGCGTACACATGATCGAGGAACTTAGCGAAACTATAATATCCTTTCAAAGAG TCAACCCTGGCGCCAAGGAACGTCTAGTGCAGATTACCGGACCAGCCGAAGACAAAATTAA CTACGCCAAGCAACTGATGGAGGATACCATACGACGAAACGCTTCGCCGGTGCGCCTGGAGCCAGCACCATCGGCTGGCGGCACAGGCGGCTCCTGTTCATCGCTCAACTCCTCCAATTCGGATGACGCCGTTGCGGTGCAGCCGCGCACACccggcgccagcagcagcctgTCCAATCGCTTGAGCTTCAATTCGGCGCAGAATTTCATGACCGCCACGGCTGCGGCCCATCAAATGTCGCAGCACCatcaacagccgcagcagggacagcagcagcagcagcatcatcatcaccatcaccatcagcagcagcagcaggctgccaatgcggctgctgcggcggcggctacAGCTGCTGCCG GTGAATACAAATTCACGGTCAATGTGGGCCAGCATCTCATCAAGATTACGGGCGACTGTTGCGAGCTAGTCCGT GTGGCCAAACTCGTCTTGGACGACTATTTCAGCAGCTCTGAGTTCTTGGCTTCCATGGAGGCGGGCGCCGCTTTTGATGGCACCTCCCTGGTCAGTCCGGTGACAACGCCCTCCACACCGCTGCCCGGCTCTGGACCACCGCAGTTTATGCTGAGCAACGCGCTGCCGCTAGCCGATAGCGGCATTGGTCTCAACTATGCGGCTGGACAGGCGAACAATAACggtgatggtgatgatgaaGTGTTTGCCGAGtccaatggcagcagcagcaatcagaATGGTCTGGCGCGATCGCGTCGCAGTCATTTCTCACGCAAGGAATCCACACCGGAAGTGAAGGCAGCACGCGAAAAGCTCGAAGAAGACGGCGCTGTCAATCTAAAGACGAATAACT CACGCGTCTCATATGATATTGAACATTTGATGTACTATTCGAAGAGTCCGCACGCCTGGGCGCTGCCCATCGAGTGGCTGAAAATGCTGGAGACTGTGCCTTCGATACTACGCAATAAG GATCTACAGGATGAGAGCCAGCGTTTCGATGGAGAAAAATATCTGGCCAGCATTCAAAGTGCCGCCAAACGAACTATTGTGGCCGCCGACGATACCGAAAATGTGGATGATTAA
- the mxt gene encoding eukaryotic translation initiation factor 4E-binding protein Mextli isoform X7, translating into MAHTHLARAVKNIEAPRPLKTQSRSSLKNSYLVIEELIQLIDNVTVGLQSCNTTTESITLLLHNLRVHGPQLEAVSKDTLDRAFVVFRNASQDERLNIMTRLKLLELIELRANSWEDKDTIAYYKSKQQVSSVELPAETYQHDAAGVVGNQQQAFLSTSPTFGVTGSGLGVLVGGAAAAAAANAAAFNAATAAAAAQAAAIAAVGSPNQQHLLLPPGEVIRNSGKFPKPTKIPGKTYCKDEVVIRNADSGKVNPGAKERLVQITGPAEDKINYAKQLMEDTIRRNASPVRLEPAPSAGGTGGSCSSLNSSNSDDAVAVQPRTPGASSSLSNRLSFNSAQNFMTATAAAHQMSQHHQQPQQGQQQQQHHHHHHHQQQQQAANAAAAAAATAAAGKVMRPNQQLLMHSYSTNDASVGEYKFTVNVGQHLIKITGDCCELVRVAKLVLDDYFSSSEFLASMEAGAAFDGTSLVSPVTTPSTPLPGSGPPQFMLSNALPLADSGIGLNYAAGQANNNGDGDDEVFAESNGSSSNQNGLARSRRSHFSRKESTPEVKAAREKLEEDGAVNLKTNNSRVSYDIEHLMYYSKSPHAWALPIEWLKMLETVPSILRNKDLQDESQRFDGEKYLASIQSAAKRTIVAADDTENVDD; encoded by the exons ATGGCTCACACACATCTGGCCAGGGCGGTCAAAAACATCGAGGCGCCACGTCCGCTCAAGACACAATCGCGTTCATCGCTGAAGAACAGCTACCTGGTAATCGAGGAGCTGATTCAGTTGATCGACAATGTGACTGTCGGTCTGCAATCATGCAATACGACAACCGAATCGAtaacgctgctgctgcataatTTGCGGGTCCATGGGCCTCAGCTGGAGGCGGTGTCCAAGGATACGCTGGATCGTGCATTCGTTGTGTTTCGCAATGCTTCGCAGGACGAACGTCTGAACATAATGACACGACTCAAGCTTCTCGAACTGATCGAACTGCGCGCCAACAGCTGGGAGGACAAGGACACGATCGCCTACTACAAGTCCAAGCAACAAGTGTCCAGCGTTGAG ctGCCTGCTGAAACATATCAACACGATGCTGCCGGCGTCGTTGGCAACCAGCAACAGGCCTTTCTGAGCACCTCCCCCACATTTGGTGTCACCGGCTCCGGTTTGGGTGTACTTGTTGGCggcgcggctgctgctgctgctgctaatgcGGCTGCGTTCAATGCGGCaaccgctgctgccgccgcacAGGCAGCGGCTATTGCCGCCGTGGGCTCACCCAACCAGCAGCATCTGCTGTTGCCACCCGGTGAGGTTATACGCAATTCGGGCAAGTTTCCGAAGCCAACCAAAATTCCGGGCAAGACCTATTGCAAGGATGAGGTGGTCATACGCAACGCCGACTCTGGCAAGG TCAACCCTGGCGCCAAGGAACGTCTAGTGCAGATTACCGGACCAGCCGAAGACAAAATTAA CTACGCCAAGCAACTGATGGAGGATACCATACGACGAAACGCTTCGCCGGTGCGCCTGGAGCCAGCACCATCGGCTGGCGGCACAGGCGGCTCCTGTTCATCGCTCAACTCCTCCAATTCGGATGACGCCGTTGCGGTGCAGCCGCGCACACccggcgccagcagcagcctgTCCAATCGCTTGAGCTTCAATTCGGCGCAGAATTTCATGACCGCCACGGCTGCGGCCCATCAAATGTCGCAGCACCatcaacagccgcagcagggacagcagcagcagcagcatcatcatcaccatcaccatcagcagcagcagcaggctgccaatgcggctgctgcggcggcggctacAGCTGCTGCCGGTAAAGTTATGCGTCCCAATCAGCAGCTGCTAATGCATTCATATTCCACAAACGATGCTTCCGTAGGTGAATACAAATTCACGGTCAATGTGGGCCAGCATCTCATCAAGATTACGGGCGACTGTTGCGAGCTAGTCCGT GTGGCCAAACTCGTCTTGGACGACTATTTCAGCAGCTCTGAGTTCTTGGCTTCCATGGAGGCGGGCGCCGCTTTTGATGGCACCTCCCTGGTCAGTCCGGTGACAACGCCCTCCACACCGCTGCCCGGCTCTGGACCACCGCAGTTTATGCTGAGCAACGCGCTGCCGCTAGCCGATAGCGGCATTGGTCTCAACTATGCGGCTGGACAGGCGAACAATAACggtgatggtgatgatgaaGTGTTTGCCGAGtccaatggcagcagcagcaatcagaATGGTCTGGCGCGATCGCGTCGCAGTCATTTCTCACGCAAGGAATCCACACCGGAAGTGAAGGCAGCACGCGAAAAGCTCGAAGAAGACGGCGCTGTCAATCTAAAGACGAATAACT CACGCGTCTCATATGATATTGAACATTTGATGTACTATTCGAAGAGTCCGCACGCCTGGGCGCTGCCCATCGAGTGGCTGAAAATGCTGGAGACTGTGCCTTCGATACTACGCAATAAG GATCTACAGGATGAGAGCCAGCGTTTCGATGGAGAAAAATATCTGGCCAGCATTCAAAGTGCCGCCAAACGAACTATTGTGGCCGCCGACGATACCGAAAATGTGGATGATTAA
- the mxt gene encoding eukaryotic translation initiation factor 4E-binding protein Mextli isoform X2, which translates to MAHTHLARAVKNIEAPRPLKTQSRSSLKNSYLVIEELIQLIDNVTVGLQSCNTTTESITLLLHNLRVHGPQLEAVSKDTLDRAFVVFRNASQDERLNIMTRLKLLELIELRANSWEDKDTIAYYKSKQQVSSVELPAETYQHDAAGVVGNQQQAFLSTSPTFGVTGSGLGVLVGGAAAAAAANAAAFNAATAAAAAQAAAIAAVGSPNQQHLLLPPGEVIRNSGKFPKPTKIPGKTYCKDEVVIRNADSGKVMGIKGRRVHMIEELSETIISFQRVNPGAKERLVQITGPAEDKINYAKQLMEDTIRRNASPVRLEPAPSAGGTGGSCSSLNSSNSDDAVAVQPRTPGASSSLSNRLSFNSAQNFMTATAAAHQMSQHHQQPQQGQQQQQHHHHHHHQQQQQAANAAAAAAATAAAGEYKFTVNVGQHLIKITGDCCELVRVAKLVLDDYFSSSEFLASMEAGAAFDGTSLVSPVTTPSTPLPGSGPPQFMLSNALPLADSGIGLNYAAGQANNNGDGDDEVFAESNGSSSNQNGLARSRRSHFSRKESTPEVKAAREKLEEDGAVNLKTNNSRVSYDIEHLMYYSKSPHAWALPIEWLKMLETVPSILRNKVIPPVEMHSNASTAPGAGRDIIFAHNSSLTTTSITTTTTTTTTTSTASNGVAAVNQYPINECDPINNIPNASNHNCVINKQHISYERDSMHMNNRKPSSESDRKLYNKQLQIITNTMGAAATAGKRQQQQQQQQQQLQLKAIFQRYSENDEFSLAMCDVYSGEELNNNRALI; encoded by the exons ATGGCTCACACACATCTGGCCAGGGCGGTCAAAAACATCGAGGCGCCACGTCCGCTCAAGACACAATCGCGTTCATCGCTGAAGAACAGCTACCTGGTAATCGAGGAGCTGATTCAGTTGATCGACAATGTGACTGTCGGTCTGCAATCATGCAATACGACAACCGAATCGAtaacgctgctgctgcataatTTGCGGGTCCATGGGCCTCAGCTGGAGGCGGTGTCCAAGGATACGCTGGATCGTGCATTCGTTGTGTTTCGCAATGCTTCGCAGGACGAACGTCTGAACATAATGACACGACTCAAGCTTCTCGAACTGATCGAACTGCGCGCCAACAGCTGGGAGGACAAGGACACGATCGCCTACTACAAGTCCAAGCAACAAGTGTCCAGCGTTGAG ctGCCTGCTGAAACATATCAACACGATGCTGCCGGCGTCGTTGGCAACCAGCAACAGGCCTTTCTGAGCACCTCCCCCACATTTGGTGTCACCGGCTCCGGTTTGGGTGTACTTGTTGGCggcgcggctgctgctgctgctgctaatgcGGCTGCGTTCAATGCGGCaaccgctgctgccgccgcacAGGCAGCGGCTATTGCCGCCGTGGGCTCACCCAACCAGCAGCATCTGCTGTTGCCACCCGGTGAGGTTATACGCAATTCGGGCAAGTTTCCGAAGCCAACCAAAATTCCGGGCAAGACCTATTGCAAGGATGAGGTGGTCATACGCAACGCCGACTCTGGCAAGG TTATGGGCATTAAGGGCCGACGCGTACACATGATCGAGGAACTTAGCGAAACTATAATATCCTTTCAAAGAG TCAACCCTGGCGCCAAGGAACGTCTAGTGCAGATTACCGGACCAGCCGAAGACAAAATTAA CTACGCCAAGCAACTGATGGAGGATACCATACGACGAAACGCTTCGCCGGTGCGCCTGGAGCCAGCACCATCGGCTGGCGGCACAGGCGGCTCCTGTTCATCGCTCAACTCCTCCAATTCGGATGACGCCGTTGCGGTGCAGCCGCGCACACccggcgccagcagcagcctgTCCAATCGCTTGAGCTTCAATTCGGCGCAGAATTTCATGACCGCCACGGCTGCGGCCCATCAAATGTCGCAGCACCatcaacagccgcagcagggacagcagcagcagcagcatcatcatcaccatcaccatcagcagcagcagcaggctgccaatgcggctgctgcggcggcggctacAGCTGCTGCCG GTGAATACAAATTCACGGTCAATGTGGGCCAGCATCTCATCAAGATTACGGGCGACTGTTGCGAGCTAGTCCGT GTGGCCAAACTCGTCTTGGACGACTATTTCAGCAGCTCTGAGTTCTTGGCTTCCATGGAGGCGGGCGCCGCTTTTGATGGCACCTCCCTGGTCAGTCCGGTGACAACGCCCTCCACACCGCTGCCCGGCTCTGGACCACCGCAGTTTATGCTGAGCAACGCGCTGCCGCTAGCCGATAGCGGCATTGGTCTCAACTATGCGGCTGGACAGGCGAACAATAACggtgatggtgatgatgaaGTGTTTGCCGAGtccaatggcagcagcagcaatcagaATGGTCTGGCGCGATCGCGTCGCAGTCATTTCTCACGCAAGGAATCCACACCGGAAGTGAAGGCAGCACGCGAAAAGCTCGAAGAAGACGGCGCTGTCAATCTAAAGACGAATAACT CACGCGTCTCATATGATATTGAACATTTGATGTACTATTCGAAGAGTCCGCACGCCTGGGCGCTGCCCATCGAGTGGCTGAAAATGCTGGAGACTGTGCCTTCGATACTACGCAATAAGGTAATTCCCCCAGTTGAGATGCACTCAAATGCTTCCACTGCGCCCGGTGCTGGTCGCGATATCATTTTTGCACATAACTCATCATTAACAACAACTAGTAttaccacaacaacaacaacaactacaacaacatcCACAGCAAGTAACGGAGTGGCAGCAGTCAATCAATACCCCATTAACGAATGTGATCCCATTAATAACATCCCCAACGCTAGCAATCATAACTGTGTAATTAACAAGCAACATATATCATACGAACGGGACAGTATGCACATGAACAATCGCAAGCCATCCTCTGAATCAGATCGTAAACTATATAACAAGCAATTGCAAATCATAACGAATACAATGGGCGCAGCTGCCACAGCcggcaagcggcaacaacaacaacaacagcagcagcagcagttgcagctgaaGGCTATATTTCAGCGTTATAGCGAGAACGACGAGTTCTCGCTGGCCATGTGTGATGTCTACTCCGGCGAGGAGCTTAACAACAATCGTGCGcttatttaa
- the mxt gene encoding eukaryotic translation initiation factor 4E-binding protein Mextli isoform X3 — MAHTHLARAVKNIEAPRPLKTQSRSSLKNSYLVIEELIQLIDNVTVGLQSCNTTTESITLLLHNLRVHGPQLEAVSKDTLDRAFVVFRNASQDERLNIMTRLKLLELIELRANSWEDKDTIAYYKSKQQVSSVELPAETYQHDAAGVVGNQQQAFLSTSPTFGVTGSGLGVLVGGAAAAAAANAAAFNAATAAAAAQAAAIAAVGSPNQQHLLLPPGEVIRNSGKFPKPTKIPGKTYCKDEVVIRNADSGKVNPGAKERLVQITGPAEDKINYAKQLMEDTIRRNASPVRLEPAPSAGGTGGSCSSLNSSNSDDAVAVQPRTPGASSSLSNRLSFNSAQNFMTATAAAHQMSQHHQQPQQGQQQQQHHHHHHHQQQQQAANAAAAAAATAAAGKVMRPNQQLLMHSYSTNDASVGEYKFTVNVGQHLIKITGDCCELVRVAKLVLDDYFSSSEFLASMEAGAAFDGTSLVSPVTTPSTPLPGSGPPQFMLSNALPLADSGIGLNYAAGQANNNGDGDDEVFAESNGSSSNQNGLARSRRSHFSRKESTPEVKAAREKLEEDGAVNLKTNNSRVSYDIEHLMYYSKSPHAWALPIEWLKMLETVPSILRNKVIPPVEMHSNASTAPGAGRDIIFAHNSSLTTTSITTTTTTTTTTSTASNGVAAVNQYPINECDPINNIPNASNHNCVINKQHISYERDSMHMNNRKPSSESDRKLYNKQLQIITNTMGAAATAGKRQQQQQQQQQQLQLKAIFQRYSENDEFSLAMCDVYSGEELNNNRALI; from the exons ATGGCTCACACACATCTGGCCAGGGCGGTCAAAAACATCGAGGCGCCACGTCCGCTCAAGACACAATCGCGTTCATCGCTGAAGAACAGCTACCTGGTAATCGAGGAGCTGATTCAGTTGATCGACAATGTGACTGTCGGTCTGCAATCATGCAATACGACAACCGAATCGAtaacgctgctgctgcataatTTGCGGGTCCATGGGCCTCAGCTGGAGGCGGTGTCCAAGGATACGCTGGATCGTGCATTCGTTGTGTTTCGCAATGCTTCGCAGGACGAACGTCTGAACATAATGACACGACTCAAGCTTCTCGAACTGATCGAACTGCGCGCCAACAGCTGGGAGGACAAGGACACGATCGCCTACTACAAGTCCAAGCAACAAGTGTCCAGCGTTGAG ctGCCTGCTGAAACATATCAACACGATGCTGCCGGCGTCGTTGGCAACCAGCAACAGGCCTTTCTGAGCACCTCCCCCACATTTGGTGTCACCGGCTCCGGTTTGGGTGTACTTGTTGGCggcgcggctgctgctgctgctgctaatgcGGCTGCGTTCAATGCGGCaaccgctgctgccgccgcacAGGCAGCGGCTATTGCCGCCGTGGGCTCACCCAACCAGCAGCATCTGCTGTTGCCACCCGGTGAGGTTATACGCAATTCGGGCAAGTTTCCGAAGCCAACCAAAATTCCGGGCAAGACCTATTGCAAGGATGAGGTGGTCATACGCAACGCCGACTCTGGCAAGG TCAACCCTGGCGCCAAGGAACGTCTAGTGCAGATTACCGGACCAGCCGAAGACAAAATTAA CTACGCCAAGCAACTGATGGAGGATACCATACGACGAAACGCTTCGCCGGTGCGCCTGGAGCCAGCACCATCGGCTGGCGGCACAGGCGGCTCCTGTTCATCGCTCAACTCCTCCAATTCGGATGACGCCGTTGCGGTGCAGCCGCGCACACccggcgccagcagcagcctgTCCAATCGCTTGAGCTTCAATTCGGCGCAGAATTTCATGACCGCCACGGCTGCGGCCCATCAAATGTCGCAGCACCatcaacagccgcagcagggacagcagcagcagcagcatcatcatcaccatcaccatcagcagcagcagcaggctgccaatgcggctgctgcggcggcggctacAGCTGCTGCCGGTAAAGTTATGCGTCCCAATCAGCAGCTGCTAATGCATTCATATTCCACAAACGATGCTTCCGTAGGTGAATACAAATTCACGGTCAATGTGGGCCAGCATCTCATCAAGATTACGGGCGACTGTTGCGAGCTAGTCCGT GTGGCCAAACTCGTCTTGGACGACTATTTCAGCAGCTCTGAGTTCTTGGCTTCCATGGAGGCGGGCGCCGCTTTTGATGGCACCTCCCTGGTCAGTCCGGTGACAACGCCCTCCACACCGCTGCCCGGCTCTGGACCACCGCAGTTTATGCTGAGCAACGCGCTGCCGCTAGCCGATAGCGGCATTGGTCTCAACTATGCGGCTGGACAGGCGAACAATAACggtgatggtgatgatgaaGTGTTTGCCGAGtccaatggcagcagcagcaatcagaATGGTCTGGCGCGATCGCGTCGCAGTCATTTCTCACGCAAGGAATCCACACCGGAAGTGAAGGCAGCACGCGAAAAGCTCGAAGAAGACGGCGCTGTCAATCTAAAGACGAATAACT CACGCGTCTCATATGATATTGAACATTTGATGTACTATTCGAAGAGTCCGCACGCCTGGGCGCTGCCCATCGAGTGGCTGAAAATGCTGGAGACTGTGCCTTCGATACTACGCAATAAGGTAATTCCCCCAGTTGAGATGCACTCAAATGCTTCCACTGCGCCCGGTGCTGGTCGCGATATCATTTTTGCACATAACTCATCATTAACAACAACTAGTAttaccacaacaacaacaacaactacaacaacatcCACAGCAAGTAACGGAGTGGCAGCAGTCAATCAATACCCCATTAACGAATGTGATCCCATTAATAACATCCCCAACGCTAGCAATCATAACTGTGTAATTAACAAGCAACATATATCATACGAACGGGACAGTATGCACATGAACAATCGCAAGCCATCCTCTGAATCAGATCGTAAACTATATAACAAGCAATTGCAAATCATAACGAATACAATGGGCGCAGCTGCCACAGCcggcaagcggcaacaacaacaacaacagcagcagcagcagttgcagctgaaGGCTATATTTCAGCGTTATAGCGAGAACGACGAGTTCTCGCTGGCCATGTGTGATGTCTACTCCGGCGAGGAGCTTAACAACAATCGTGCGcttatttaa